Genomic DNA from Cyanobacteria bacterium FACHB-DQ100:
AAAGCATCGGTGATTGTGCAAAAAGCCAAAGCGAGTCAAGTCCCAGTCATCGCTTACGATCGCTTCATCCAAGACCCAGACGTAGCTTACTATGTATCATTTGATAATGTGCGCGTCGGCGAACTCCAGGGACAATACATCGCGGATCAATTCCGCAGAGGCGCTTATGGTCTCAAGCCTGGTGCAAACTTGGTGATGATTAATGGTTCGCAGACCGATAACAATGCTCTGCAATTCCGGGAAGGTGCATTAAAAGCATTGCAACCCTTGGTCGATAGCAAACAGTTGAATCTAGTGTTTGATCAGTACACGCCAAACTGGGACAACGCCAGAGCGCAATCCATCATGGAAGGCATTTTGACGCAGCAGAGAAACAATGTCCAGGCGGCGTATGTTGCCAATGATGGCATGGCAAATACTGTGATTGCAGCTTTGAGAGCGCAAAAACTCGATGGCAAAGTTCTCGTCACCGGACAAGATGCCACCTTGACCGGAATCCAGAACATTCTCACAGGCGATCAAGCCATGACCATCTACAAACCGATCGCTAAAGAAGCTCAGGTCACTGCACAGTTAGTTGCAGCATTGAGCAAAGGCAGCGAACCGGGCGCGATCGTCAATGGACAAACCGCACTCAAATCAGGCGGACAAGTTGCATCGGCGCTAATTACTCCAGTCGCAGTCGATAAAACTAATGTTCAGCAAACCGTTCTAGCAGATGGCTATCTAAATAAAGCTCAAGTCTGTAATGGACTAAGCGGTGACACCACTGGCATTTGTCGAGGAGTCGCACAAGAGGGTTCAGATCGACAAGGGTCGCTCTAATTCTGTCTCTTAGATATTCGATTGCCTCTAAATTCTGAATTTTGTACCGAAATTGGCTTAAAGTCCCCCACGAGTGGGGGACTTAGGGGGCTAGAAGCTGACCGCAACGCAGCGAGAAAGCCATCGAGCGAACGAAAGTGGGTGATTTCGCTTCTGAATCACCCCGCCTCAGCAATCAACCCAGAAAACATG
This window encodes:
- a CDS encoding sugar ABC transporter substrate-binding protein, which translates into the protein MKRFSKLIYSFLPLMSVALFAACSSQNNAANNSANNPTSGTNTDTRFAAAKGCKNIGVLLPESDSSARYEAYDRPLLEKEIKAQLPDATIQYANANNNADTQQNQAEAALTKGACILVVDPQDSDKASVIVQKAKASQVPVIAYDRFIQDPDVAYYVSFDNVRVGELQGQYIADQFRRGAYGLKPGANLVMINGSQTDNNALQFREGALKALQPLVDSKQLNLVFDQYTPNWDNARAQSIMEGILTQQRNNVQAAYVANDGMANTVIAALRAQKLDGKVLVTGQDATLTGIQNILTGDQAMTIYKPIAKEAQVTAQLVAALSKGSEPGAIVNGQTALKSGGQVASALITPVAVDKTNVQQTVLADGYLNKAQVCNGLSGDTTGICRGVAQEGSDRQGSL